From Candidatus Auribacterota bacterium, the proteins below share one genomic window:
- a CDS encoding matrixin family metalloprotease, with product MQRSLLIFISFSFFYAAHAAAYDIRTNSQGIPLHWGDGLTAIPYYIDRRGCSDISDGSDIEAIQSAFQTWEHVASGKIEFQFAGLVERGEVNPGTGVVMWIKEEWPYDSRYVAMTRVHPRADGRILKVEVWLNGRDYRWSTNGEEGTLDVQNVATHEVGHFIGLGDVQSTGQTMFEYIVPGEKTKRYLTDDDVEGVRAAYPRVSQDGELTLQVYSLDYANRNIRPVEKSYPALKTEGFVGLCPLADPGLGRPYTGIIRARGGAATLSVMGGDGMLARDYAIQCPYRINPGRIRAISSLDSDGDGAPSDIAALVSTPSGLAVLLGAVPRAADERKSIVLTSLPVKGADDVLAFAPLGPDEGETGTIVALAEKRRNSDFHISLARAVRTGENGQMINLTPLRSWQIPDCTSILGLALREGKTLNREIAVLLRNGRGGMEVAVYASPFAAAPRDGGLLEPVHRLDAGPIASAGKPIAVSSILSDDPGDLRNLSVILAR from the coding sequence GTGCAACGTAGCCTTTTAATATTTATATCTTTCTCATTTTTCTATGCCGCCCATGCGGCCGCTTATGACATCCGCACGAACAGCCAGGGGATACCCCTTCACTGGGGAGATGGCCTGACAGCCATTCCCTATTACATCGACCGCAGGGGATGCAGCGATATCTCTGATGGGAGCGATATTGAGGCAATCCAGTCGGCGTTCCAGACGTGGGAACACGTGGCGAGCGGGAAAATAGAGTTTCAGTTCGCCGGCCTCGTAGAGCGGGGGGAGGTCAACCCGGGGACAGGCGTGGTCATGTGGATAAAAGAGGAATGGCCCTATGATTCACGCTACGTCGCGATGACGCGGGTGCACCCCAGGGCCGATGGCCGCATCCTCAAGGTTGAGGTGTGGCTCAACGGCCGTGACTACCGCTGGTCAACAAACGGGGAGGAGGGGACACTCGATGTCCAGAATGTGGCCACGCACGAGGTCGGCCATTTCATAGGCCTCGGCGATGTCCAGTCAACGGGCCAGACGATGTTTGAATACATCGTACCCGGGGAAAAGACGAAACGATACCTTACCGACGACGACGTCGAGGGGGTCAGGGCCGCCTATCCGCGCGTATCTCAGGATGGGGAGCTCACCCTCCAGGTGTACTCCCTCGATTACGCCAACCGGAACATTCGCCCCGTTGAGAAAAGTTACCCCGCGTTGAAAACGGAAGGCTTTGTGGGCCTGTGCCCGCTCGCCGACCCCGGACTGGGCCGACCGTACACCGGCATCATCCGGGCGCGCGGTGGCGCCGCCACCCTCTCGGTCATGGGAGGGGATGGAATGCTCGCGCGCGACTACGCCATCCAGTGCCCCTATAGGATCAATCCCGGGAGGATTCGCGCCATCTCCTCTCTCGACAGCGACGGCGACGGAGCCCCCTCTGATATCGCGGCGCTCGTATCGACACCGAGCGGCCTGGCGGTCCTCCTCGGCGCGGTGCCGCGTGCCGCCGATGAGCGGAAGAGCATTGTACTGACATCCCTCCCCGTGAAGGGGGCAGATGACGTGCTCGCCTTCGCGCCGCTCGGCCCTGATGAGGGGGAGACGGGAACCATCGTCGCCCTGGCCGAGAAACGCAGGAATAGCGACTTCCATATTTCACTCGCACGCGCGGTGAGAACGGGGGAGAACGGACAGATGATCAACCTCACGCCGCTGCGTTCATGGCAGATTCCCGATTGCACGAGCATCCTCGGGTTGGCGTTGCGCGAGGGTAAAACCCTGAACCGTGAGATCGCCGTGCTGCTGCGCAACGGGCGCGGCGGCATGGAGGTGGCGGTGTATGCCTCCCCATTCGCCGCTGCACCGAGGGACGGGGGGCTGCTGGAGCCAGTCCACAGGCTTGACGCGGGGCCAATCGCCTCGGCGGGAAAGCCAATCGCGGTATCCTCCATCCTCTCGGACGATCCCGGCGACCTCCGGAACCTCTCGGTCATTCTCGCCAGGTAA